Proteins encoded by one window of Haematobia irritans isolate KBUSLIRL chromosome 2, ASM5000362v1, whole genome shotgun sequence:
- the mon2 gene encoding mon2 homolog, regulator of endosome-to-Golgi trafficking codes for MSFVRGATGSGTASSGNAESVQKFVEALRADFKTLSLETKKKYPQIKESCEEAISKLSTAGSNQQQSVYYTVNQILYPLVQGCETKDLKIIKFCLGMMQRLITQQVVDQKGARYITDALWMLMEHNIEEVKVLQTITLLLTTNTVVHGDTLAKSLVLCFRLHYTKNSTIVNTAGATIRQLVSLVFERVYLEKDSLTNLQQKDSSGNVVEIDATDTSIASGGGSSGAPSLSSGPSEMSTFASDAFFLFQDLVHLVNADPPFWLVGMNEMTRTFGLELLEAVLTNFSAVFHENRDFRLLLKERVCALVIKLFSPNVKHRTLPTQNSNGNTTTPSDKPYFPISMRLLRLVAILIQKYHTILVTECEIFLSLIIKFLDPDKPHWQRALALEVIHKLATKPSLIAFFCKSYDCKNHATNIVQDMITALGTYVRYSLINSAALLNGQQNGATQLNTLSAHNSNNQCGFVFRGAYMPLVATFPPGISKAVYLEMLDKLEAPHIPDSYGISVAYAVLLDITRSIGGVIQRTPEMHPSHNTVVITEEEHKPLCLQLINSSWSGLLSAFVPLVDASIDEATTDNILKAMQNYAALCGIMDLLNPRDAFIMAICRASFPPHYAMSIFANNPHMDVDLRCHTRSNSQDLNNQFISSCNDSGDFRQQIVAVGTPLPSASLPHSVMQAPVMLTTKNLQCMRAILFLAHSNGSILGTSWHIVLQTLQHLVWILGLKPSTGGSLQAFPKPAVEANVGIQTAVMADLPVLSQMLSQLFESSQYLDDVALHHLIDALCKLSHEAMELAYANREPSLFAVAKLLETGLVNMPRIEVLWRPLTNHLLEVCQHRHIRMREWGVEAITYLVKSALQYKHSQPLKENMNLQTMLLNPLSELSTVPHADVRQRQLDCVLQILNGAGEILSFGWPAIIEIIGAVNEHHGEPLIRTAFQCLQLVITDFLTVMPWRCLPLCISTASKFGSQTQELNISLTAIGLMWNISDFFNQNQDKLMSAQVDDSAILPDFPGTVKMPQFDKLWMCLYAKLGELCIDSRPAVRKSAGQTLFSTISAHGSLLNPPTWQALVWQVLFPLLDNVRALSSSASNEKVDASGNILIHHSRNTAQKQWAETQVLTLSGVCRVFNTKRDLIQMLGDFDRAWSLILEFIQNAALSKNGEVSLAALKSLQEIMYHNSESKPIIPKMESNTTPHSNDKTKLKEEEIWNIAWKIWLNIGIESTKITTKSQETTQDEFYIPSQAYLTALIQIFPAIFQHIQMRFKPADFEKFCTVLTNAVCIPVQTEAVPYIMSSVSDSLLTPLHDSILECMDLIQKEATKENSTLSHMIPAIFRQLLVFSKFACTPPALQVSEQHNKYSKSANHYGGNSSSVEVLSMNYIPFGEKSISICVKLYQCTATEESVMQEHILHEIIKALRTPLAMKYKCLASSTWKLAISSLITVLHTGLKVARAKSNYFTGMWDDLADTLDKFLFPQSVCTIEDRGLEEIVLDETIDCQVIELLRDEVLPYAHEMPHQFIMQIVVLLNKGSIHSASDSNICYESDWKLREIFAKTCFETLLQFSLLDDNCNNNRSSVSPSLSTNAASPSSSTSSSAAANALNANIANAVGSGSGGKDFAGRLAVTALLHRFQEVLKRFNDDERQSGKCPLPRFRLSEISFVLKAIATLVISMKKAPASKVNKPAWDQLIGLYPYLVDCTTTTSPEVSRSLREALLQYTDLLHAPKCFSGSPSDNTTITINPNTVSSNQQTNGQD; via the exons atgtctttTGTACGTGGTGCAACGGGCTCGGGAACTGCCTCCTCTGGCAATGCGGAATCGGTTCAAAAATTCGTTGAAGCTTTGCGAGCAGACTTCAAAACTTTGTCATTGGAAACTAAAAAGAAATATCCACAAATTAAAGAG TCATGTGAAGAGGCCATTTCTAAGCTCTCAACCGCCGGCAGCAATCAACAACAGTCAGTCTACTATACAgtcaatcaaattttatatccattagTACAAGGATGCGAAACGAAGGACTTGAAAATCATCAAA TTTTGTTTGGGTATGATGCAGCGGCTTATCACCCAGCAAGTGGTCGATCAAAAAGGGGCTCGCTACATTACTGACGCTCTGTGGATGTTAATGGAACATAATATTGAGGAAGTCAAAGTTCTACAAACCATCACATTGTTATTGACTACAAACACAGTGGTGCATGGCGATACGCTGGCCAAATCATTGGTATTATGTTTTCGACTGCACTATACGAAGAATTCAACGATTGTAAACACAGCCGGTGCTACCATACGCCAATTGGTATCCTTGGTATTTGAGCGTGTTTATTTGGAAAAGGATTCCCTCACAAATTTGCAACAGAAAGATTCATCAGGAAATGTTGTAGAGATCGATGCCACCGATACAAGCATTGCCAGTGGCGGTGGTAGTAGCGGAGCCCCAAGCTTATCAAGTGGCCCCAGTGAAATGTCAACATTTGCTTCGGATGCATTCTTTTTGTTTCAG GATCTTGTACACTTAGTCAATGCTGATCCACCATTCTGGCTTGTTGGTATGAATGAAATGACTCGAACATTTGGACTCGAACTCTTGGAAGCAGTCTTGACAAATTTCAGTGCAGTATTCCATGAAAATCGTGATTTTCGTCTACTGCTCAAAGAAAGAGTATGTGCACTGGTCATCAAACTATTCTCTCCGAATGTTAAACATCGAACATTGCCAACACAAAATTCGAATGGAAATACCACAACACCCAGTGATAAACCATATTTCCCCATTAGTATGCGCTTACTGCGTCTAGTGGCAATACTCATACAGAAATACCATACCATCTTGGTTACCGAGTGTGAGATATTCCTTTCGCTAATAATAAAATTCCTTGATCCTGATAAGCCACATTGGCAACGGGCTCTGGCACTGGAAGTCATTCATAAGTTGGCAACAAAACCATCGTTAATTGCATTCTTTTGTAAGTCTTACGATTGTAAAAATCATGCTACAAATATTGTGCAAGATATGATCACGGCTTTGGGTACTTATGTGAGATATTCCTTGATTAATTCagcagctt TATTGAATGGCCAGCAGAATGGTGCAACACAGCTGAATACATTGAGTGCTCACAATTCGAATAATCAATGTGGCTTTGTATTTCGTGGAGCTTATATGCCATTGGTAGCCACTTTCCCACCAGGAATATCTAAGGCTGTATA CTTAGAAATGTTGGATAAATTGGAAGCTCCACATATACCAGATAGTTATGGAATTTCAGTAGCATATGCGGTACTCTTGGACATTACACGCTCTATCGGAGGTGTTATTCAGCGAACACCAGAAATG CATCCCTCACACAATACCGTTGTCATAACCGAAGAAGAACACAAACCTTTGTGTTTGCAACTGATAAATTCCAGCTGGTCTGGATTGTTATCAGCCTTTGTACCTCTGGTAGATGCATCCATCGACGAGGCTACAACCGACAATATTTTGAAAGCTATGCAAAACTATGCTGCACTCTGTGGTATTATGGATCTATTGAATCCTCGTGATGCTTTCATCATGGCCATTTGCCGTGCTTCTTTCCCGCCCCATTATGCCATGTCAATTTTTGCCAATAATCCTCATATGGATGTAGATCTCAGATGTCACACTCGTTCGAATAGTCAAGATCTCAATAATCAATTTATAAGCTCTTGCAATGACTCGGGAGACTTTCGACAACAGATTGTTGCTGTGGGTACTCCTTTGCCAAGTGCTTCATTGCCACATAGTGTAATGCAAGCTCCAGTCATGTTGACCACCAAGAATTTGCAATGTATGCGAGCCATTCTCTTTTTGGCTCATAGCAATGGTAGTATATTGGGTACATCGTGGCACATCGTGCTGCAAACTCTACAGCATTTGGTGTGGATTTTGGGACTGAAACCTTCTACTGGAGGAAGCTTACAGGCCTTCCCCAAACCAGCCGTAGAGGCTAATGTTGGAATACAGACCGCTGTTATGGCCGACCTGCCGGTATTGTCGCAAATGTTAAGTCAACTCTTTGAGTCCAGCCAGTATTTGGATGATGTTGCTTTACACCATCTCATTGATGCTCTGTGTAAATTGTCTCATGAGGCTATGGAATTGGCCTATGCTAATAGG GAACCTTCTTTATTTGCGGTGGCAAAATTATTGGAAACAGGTTTGGTAAATATGCCACGCATAGAGGTTTTATGGAGACCTTTAACGAATCATCTATTGGAAGTATGTCAACACCGTCACATACGCATGCGAGAATGGGGTGTAGAAGCCATAACTTATCTGGTGAAATCGGCTTTGCAATATAAACATAGTCAGCCACTCAAGGAAAACATG aacctACAAACTATGCTGCTAAATCCCTTGTCGGAGCTTTCCACAGTACCCCATGCTGATGTGCGACAACGGCAACTCGATTgtgttttacaaattttgaatggAGCTGGTGAGATTTTATCATTCGGTTGGCCAGCCATTATAGAAATCATAGGGGCTGTGAATGAACATCATGGAGAACCATTGATACGCACCGCCTTTCAATGTTTACAATTGGTTATAACAGATTTTCTAACAGTAATGCCTTGGCGTTGCCTGCCCCTGTGCATTTCTACAGCATCGAAATTTGGATCTCAAACCCAGGAATTAAATATATCACTGACGGCCATAGGATTAATG TGGAATATTTcggatttctttaatcaaaaccAAGATAAATTAATGTCAGCCCAAGTGGATGATTCTGCGATCTTACCCGATTTTCCGGGTACGGTAAAAATGCCCCAGTTTGATAAGCTATGGATGTGTTTGTATGCGAAATTAG GTGAATTATGTATTGACTCTCGTCCTGCTGTTCGCAAGTCTGCTGGTCAAACGTTATTCTCCACCATTTCCGCCCATGGAAGCCTATTGAACCCTCCCACCTGGCAAGCTTTAGTATggcaagttttatttccattgttGGATAATGTACGCGCCTTGTCCAGTTCGGCAAGTAATGAGAAAGTCGATGCCAGTGGCAATATTTTAATACATCATTCGAGGAATACCGCCCAAAAACAATGGGCTGAGACACAAGTTCTGACACTTTCGGGCGTGTGTAGA GTATTTAATACAAAACGTGATCTAATACAAATGTTGGGAGATTTCGATCGTGCTTGGTCATTGATATTGGAATTTATACAAAATGCTGCTCTAAGTAAAAACGGTGAAGTATCATTGGCCGCCTTGAAATCGTTGCAAGAGATTATGTATCATAACTCCGAATCAAAGCCAATAATTCCTAAAATGGAATCGAACACAACACCACACAGCAACGACAAGACCAAGcttaaagaagaagaaatatggAAT aTTGCCTGGAAAATTTGGTTGAACATTGGTATTGAAAgcacaaaaataacaacaaagtcTCAAGAAACAACACAAGATGAATTTTATATACCGAGTCAAGCTTATTTGACAGCTTTAATACAAATCTTTCCTGCAATATTTCAGCATATTCAAATGAG GTTCAAACCAGCTGACTTTGAAAAATTCTGTACAGTTTTGACCAATGCTGTTTGCATTCCCGTACAAACTGAAGCTGTTCCTTACATAATGTCCTCAGTATCCGATTCCTTACTAACCCCATTACACGATAGTATTCTCGAATGTATGGATTTAATACAAAAG GAGGCTACCAAAGAAAATTCCACATTAAGTCATATGATTCCTGCTATATTCCGTCAACTGTTAGTGTTTAGCAAATTTGCATGTACTCCACCAGCTCTACAAGTTAGCGAACAACATAACAAGTATTCGAAATCAGCTAATCATTATGGTGGCAATAGCAGTTCGGTGGAAGTTTTAAGTATGAACTATATaccatttggggaaaaatccatcAGCATATGTGTTAAACTTTACCAATGTACGGCAACTGAAGAATCTGTTATGCAAGAACATATTCTACATGAAATTATTAAG GCTTTACGGACACCTTTGGCTATGAAATATAAATGCTTGGCATCCAGCACTTGGAAATTGGCTATTTCGAGTCTTATTACGGTTTTACATACAGGTCTAAAAGTGGCAAGAgcaaaatcaaattattttacAGGCATGTGGGATGATTTAGCAGACACTTTGGACAAATTTCTATTTCCTCAAAG TGTCTGTACCATAGAAGATCGCGGCCTTGAAGAAATCGTTTTAGATGAAACCATCGACTGTCAAGTTATTGAATTATTACGTGATGAAGTTTTGCCTTATGCCCATGAAATGCCTCATCAATTTATAATGCAGATTGTTGTTTTACTCAACAAAGGCTCCATACATTCCGCTTCAGATTCAAATATTTGCTATGAATCTGATTGGAAACTGcgtgaaatttttgccaaaacatGTTTTGAAACATTATTGCAATTTTCTTTACTGGATGATAATTGTAATAACAATCGGTCTTCGGTCTCACCCTCGTTGTCAACGAACGCGGCAAGTCCTTCGTCGTCGACTTCATCATCAGCTGCCGCGAATGCTTTAAATGCAAATATAGCAAATGCTGTTGGCTCAGGTAGTGGAGGAAAAGATTTTGCTGGACGATTAGCAGTTACAGCTCTACTACATCGTTTCCAAGAGGTATTGAAGAGGTTTAATGATGATGAACGACAAAGTGGGAAGTGTCCATTACCACG atttcggctatcggaaatttcgtttgttctTAAGGCTATTGCCACATTGGTTATTTCGATGAAGAAGGCACCTGCATCCAAAG ttaATAAACCAGCATGGGACCAATTGATCGGTCTCTATCCATATTTGGTGGATTGTACGACAACGACTTCGCCAGAAGTTTCACGTTCTTTAAGAGAGGCATTATTACAATACACCGATCTGTTGCATGCGCCAAAATGTTTTAGTGGTAGCCCTTCTGACAATACAACTATCACCATCAATCCGAATACAGTGTCATCTAATCAACAAACAAATGGACAAGATTGA